The Halococcus salifodinae DSM 8989 genome includes a region encoding these proteins:
- a CDS encoding DsrE family protein → MKAVFHHSNDDTGLHERVVNNVANLLDDGSIDLDAIAVVTNSGGLALVREDSPQREHVETLMEYGVTFKQCQNTIAGTDTTTEDLIDGVELVPAGVGELTRLQAEGYAYIKP, encoded by the coding sequence GTGAAAGCCGTCTTCCACCACTCGAACGACGACACCGGCCTCCACGAGCGGGTCGTGAACAACGTCGCCAACTTGCTCGACGACGGCTCGATCGATCTCGACGCGATCGCAGTGGTCACGAACAGCGGCGGGCTCGCGCTGGTCAGGGAGGACTCGCCACAGCGCGAGCACGTCGAGACGCTCATGGAGTACGGAGTCACGTTCAAACAATGCCAAAACACCATCGCGGGCACCGACACGACCACCGAGGACCTCATCGACGGCGTGGAGCTCGTCCCCGCGGGCGTCGGCGAACTGACGCGCCTCCAAGCGGAGGGCTACGCCTACATCAAGCCATAG